The DNA region GTAGCAAATTAGCTTAGTTAAAAGAAGTATGATTTGAAATGTCactttcagtttttaaatatagataattttctatgaaattttatttgttttataataaaagctTTGCAAGTTTAAAGTAATTAGACCGGTTTTATGCTAAACCAGCTTTAcataatgattaaaaataaagtgtatattAGCCACATTTTCCATGCAGCTCATTCTGGGTAGAATCATAATAGAGATCTTTTCAAAACCCAGTTcctaagaataaactgttttactAAATAGGCTTCTAATAATTTTGCTAGTTCCATTTATATTTTGATGGAATTCTCCAAGAACAAATTTAGTCATTATTTTCTCCCCTCTTACATTGCTTCCTCATCCTCTTACTTTCTCCCTTCTCTATCACATCTCTCTCCTTcccgtctctctctctttttctccctcctcctcctctctctttcttcacaTCCCACACCTATGCCACTCTTCTTCCCCATTTCCATAATTTTTTCATTGCCCCTCCctgtcctttctttccctttactggcacaagtgaatttaaagaaattatataaataaactagGGTCTTAATGTCTTAAACAAACCACATAGCCTTTTAATTGAAAATATACTATAATTTTTACTAGAGATGAAAGTGATCTTAGATACAAATTGTAATATATGTCATAATGGCCCCAGTTCTTCTCTAGAACCACAGTCTTTGCCATGTTACTGTGACCTTCCACTGCCTGAAAAGGGGACATATTTTCCCACACTTTGATTTTGTTTTgacatgtgacttgctttggccaatagaatgAGGTTGAGGTGATGGGATAACAATTCCAAGCCTGCGGCCCAAGAGGCCTCAGGTCTTTCTGTTTTGCCATCTTGTACCTGTCTCCATTGCCATCAGAAGAAAATGCCCAGACTCCTGTGCTGGCCccagaaagagaatgagagacaCATGGAGCCAAAACCTCTCAATCTAGTCAAGCCTTTGTCAGCTGACCCCCAGCTGACACACGGATTCATGAGCTAAATGTATGTGATTGTTATGTATCATTCATAGTTGGTAGGTGGTGTGTGTTATACAATGCTATTGTAGCAATAGGAAGCTGATGATACAATGTCTTCCACTTGGAACATGTGAAGACTGAGGCGCAGAGAATTGTAGGTTACAAATTAGTTAATAAGAGCTCCAGATAGCTGGCCCTATCTTTGTCCAATAAACCATGCCTTGCTGTGAAGTGAATTGGCAAACTCCTAAAACTCAATCTATTTTTGCTTAACTTCTATTAATACcttcttataatttatttttttaatttgaatctaTCACTTCAGCAATCAGTTGGGTTAACTTGATTATTCAACTTAGGATGAAAAGCAGGAAATAGAAGGCAGTATTATATCATTAAGTCTTGTCAATCCTGCTGtgatgtgagagtgtgtgtgtgtgtgagagagagctaAGAAATCTTATCATAGCTACTACTAATTATTGTAATGAAATTATAGGGCAGGTATTGTGGTAAGTACTTTTTATTCACTATATCATATGGTTTATACCAGGATTAACAAACTATAGCCTGGGGCCAACTCCTgtctgctgcctgtttttgtaaataaaattttatgtaacacaatcttgttcatttgtttatgtacAGTCTGTGCTACTTTTGTGATACAATGGTGGAGTTGAGTAGTTGTGGCAGAGTCTGTAAGGTCTGGCAAAGTAAAAAATACTTACTATCTGTCCCTTTACCAAAAAAGCTTGCTAATATCTCATCTTACAACAGTAGTTTTCAAGTGTGGTCTGTGGGCCCTGGGGTTCCTTATGAGGTCGGTgaggtcaaaattattttcatggcaaTACTAAAATATTCTTGCCTTTTTCACTGTGTTGACATTTGCGCTGATGGTGGATGAGCTTGCTGTCACTTTAATATAAGTTTAGGTGATGATGCCACACCTTAATAGTCATTAAAAAAACAGTTTTACTTAGGAGTGTGCTGATGAAGCAGCAAAATTAATTGTAGTAAACTTTGACTCATTGAGTGTAGAGCTTTATAGGACTGCAGGTGATGAAATGGGAAGGGCGTACAGTGTTTGCACTGCATATTGAAATATGATTGTCTGATGTGCAATCGAGTTGGAAACTGAATGGCTGTTGTTTTTATCAATGGAACacaatttttacttgaaaaaacaTTGAAGACTGACAAAGAGCTAGCTGGTCTTTCTGATTTTTTATACTTGAGTGTTTGgcagacattttctcaaaaataagcCAATTGCTTCAAGAAAAACAACTGgcagttgttggtttttttttttttaaatatattttattgattttttacagagaggaagggagagagagagagagttagaaacatcgatgagagagaaacatcgaccagctgcctcctgcacacctcccactggggatgtgcccgcaaccaaggtacatgcccttgaccggaatcgaacctgggacccttcagtccacaggccaacgctctatccactgagccaaactggtttggcgttttttgttttttttttaagtcacataAACTTTTATTGGAAACAAACAAGCTGCAGCAAAGTGACACTCAGTGCACGCTGCCCAGTGGGCGAGGTGGGGGTACAGGTGGGCACCAAGAGCAGCCCAAGCCAGGGAGGACGACTGTCAGGCCTGCTTGCTGGGTCTCAGGCCCTTCAGGCTGGAGTGTGCAGGCTCAGGgtacaaaatacaaaaataaactctgtggtCCAGTGGTCCCTGCCTCAGTCAGTTCGTTTGGGCAGGGCAGTGGCTATTCCCACCAGGCCCCGTGCTGTCTGTCCAGTCCAGCCACAATGTGGGCAGCAGAGCCTGTGGGATGAGTGGCCGTCCATAGGCTGGAACCAAAGGGCTAGGTGGGCAgcgctggggctggagctgtgcCAGggtctggccagcagctggagagGCCCTGGGGCCCCTCAGGTGGGCAAGTCCAGGCACTGGTTGACGCTGGATGAAGCTGGacctctgcttctcctcctcACATACAGATCACAGGGACTCTGTCCTCCATGGGGCTGGTCTCCTCGGATCTGCCCTCATTGCCTCCATCTCtgagttcctcctcctcctcctcctcctccccctccccctcctcctcctcctcctcctcctcctcctcctcctcctccttctcctcctcctcctccccctcccctccccctccccctccccctccccctccccctcctcctcctcctcccccagctccatgTCCAATTCATTGCCTGCCTCCGAGGGTGTGTACGTGGATCCACTGATGGAGCGACAGCTGAAGAAAACAATCCGCTTAAGCCGCTTGTTGTAGAAGTAGTAGTTAAAGGACCAGAGGCTGCCATCTTCCCCAAAGGGGTCCGAGTCCAAGTCCGGGTTGTAGCTGTAGATGTCACACTCGGCCAGGCAGATGTCCTCGTCCACTGCATTCCACAGCTGTGGCTTCAGGGCCTTGAAGTCCTCCCGCACAGCCGAGAACAGACTGCAGTTGACCGCATTCACCACCCAGCTGAGACTGGGCTCCCGGCTGAACTCGTGGCTTCGGGCCGTGCTGAAGTCGAAGTCGGGCGGAAGGACTCGTTGAGCGTGGCGATCAGGTAGAAGAGCATCTTGCGGCTGCACGTGTCGCTGAGGGGGCCCTCATCCTCGCCACCTTGGCTCTTGCTCAGTCTGCTGGGGCTGAGGCCCgaggtctggggtggggacagggcctCCGGCACGTGTGGCTGGCCTTCCTGGCAGAACTGCTTGAACATGTGCTTGTCATCTCCCGCCATCTTACAGGAGTAGCTCTCGATCCTGCCAATGATGTGGGCATCTCCAGTCTCCACAGTCAGCTGTGAGTTGATGGCCTCAAAGGTCGAGTTCTCCAACAGCTTCATGTCCTTGGGGAGGGCGTCCTGTGCTCCGAGGGGCTTGTGCTGCCTTGCTTGCTGCTCGAAGCTCTCTCTGGCCGGGCAGAACCACGCCGGGTCAGGTCGGTTGGCGACGATGCGAGTGAGAAGGTAGTGCAGGCTCCGGGCAGCGCGGGATCCTCAGGACCGCGGCCTCCGCTCGGCCCGCACTGTATCCAGGGGAAGAAGCTCTGCGGCGACATCCCGACATCCCGTTACTCCCGGCCCTGCCACCGCGACATAACCTCGCCCCTACAGGACGCCCAACTATCGCGATGGTCCTGCCCCAGCTAACGAGCTAGCGACCGACGACCTCTGCCTCCCCGGGCTGGACACCAACAAGCGCCCCCAAGGCCTGGCCACATGCCTctgaatctgtgtgtgtgtgtgtgttttgccaatgataacaaaacaaaattaaacaaaacaaaacaaaataagtaaaactcAAGCTTTCAAGTGAAAGTTAGTTTTGGAAAACCTGCAACTGCCACCTTGAGACAGATAGCTTTCCAATACTTGACTTTTCTGGTGACTTCAGTGGTGATATTAAtgaatgtgactttttttttgcCATTGCATAATGCCATGGGTCAATGTTTGGAAGGTTTGTATAACTCAATGAACCAATATTTTAAGATGACCAACGGATTATGTTGCAAATTCACTCATGGGTCTTTAAAAATGCAACATATTCCAATGAATCTTAAAGTAACAGTATAATAAGTTCATTGATATGATTTTTGAGTCCATGTGGCAACTAAtctttaagaaactaccacttgttgtgttttgttgtgtATCCAAATATCCACAATATCTGAAAACGATTGAAATACCCTCTCTTTTCCAATTACACATTTTGTGATTGGTTAGGTTATCTTCATCTACTTCAACCAAAGCAGCAGATATGTGATTCTAGTTACCTTACATCAAGCCAGACATTTAAATTGTAAAACTCTTCTCActaattatttggaaaatatagtttTCTCATAAAATTTGTTATTTATGGTAATaggattaattttaaatgaataaatagctttaaaattatgttttaaattttgctGTGGTAAAATCAATAGATATGAGACATAAATAAAAGCTCTTACACATCCTCAATAATTTGTAAGAGTATGAAGCAGTCCTGAGATTAGAATAAAGTTTGAAAACTGGTGGGCTACATTTAGTCTGACATAGGTAtaattattatccccactttacagatgatgaaattgaggcttagagataTAAAGTAACTGTCTAAAGTCTAATTGCTGTGGGTTGCGAAACTAAGATTCAAACTCCAGTAGAATGACTCCAGAACTTGACACTTGTCACCACTAAAAATGCTTTCTGAGTTAGAAAGCTCAGAAAACTCAACTTCTCCATCTCCCCAATTAGAACAGAATTTTTAGTgctcttttaaaattctatttacccTAGTTTCTTCCAGGTTCTAAAGACATGGGCCAGTTTATCTGCAAATCCTATatcagtaatggcgaacctatgacacgcgtgtcagaggtgacacgcaaactcattttttgggtcgatttttctttgttaaatggcatttaaatatataaaataaatacccaaatataaatctttgttttactatggttgcaaatatcaaaaaatttctatatgcgacacggcaccagagttaagttagggtttttcaaaatgctgacatgccgagctcaaaaggttcgccatcactgtcctatataataaaagggtaatatgcaaatagactgaacggcagaaccaaacaaccaatcaaaatgtaatatgctaatgatatgctaaggctgctcaactgctccgtatgacgtgcactgaccattagggggcagatgctctgatcagtaggttagcttgctactggggtctggccgatcgggactgagcgagatgggctggaaacaccctggagccctcccaaggtcCGTCCCAtgcctgattgtgcaccagtggggttcctcagcctggcctgcaccctcttgcaatctgggacctctctggggatgtcagagagccggtttcagcccaatcccacaggccattccccttgggagggcaccagacacagggctcatggctagtgagtactgctgtggcagcacaagcctctcccaaaGGTGACTGATTGGGTGCGAGCCTGtgacaggcacagtggggccgggatgagtgggagcagcaggtaggagctgcaggtagCATTGAACTGtaggttttggcccgatccctgcaggccacccagagggaccccacccgtgcacaaattcgtgtaccgggcctctagtatattgaaTAAAGTTAGATAAAACACAGCCTAGGAAAAGGAAGTGCAGTGAGAGGATGACTTTGAACCCATCTGGGTAAGGCTTTTTCTCTTACTGCAAAGCAGGAAATAGAGAGAAGGCTAAATGTGAGAGAATCTGGGgaagggtggctcagttggccaGGGTATGTGGCAGGAAGATCCGACTCCAGGACTGGAATTTGCCCTGTTCCATGTCCTTAGTTCAGGAATATCCCAGGGATGACCATATCCTGGTCCACGGTGACACAGAATTGACAAAACCCTCTTTCCCATTGAGCTTAGAGACAACCTCAGTCTCTTTCTCAAGGCTGGTCACATTGAATCATTCCACATCAAGGATGTGGTGTATGTGATGAAACCTTTTACCATCCTGGCTTTGTGTTGTACATGTAACACATCTGAGATGCAGGTATGAATCTCTCAAACACAGAGCCCATCAAGAGGCTGTGGATGACTCATTCCCATTACTGGGAAAGCAACTCCTGGTGTGCCTGTGGAGTGTTCACTGGCTGCATTAATTAGGAAAGATTGAACCCACTTTTGTCATCCAGGCCTTGTAGACATAGAATGTGCAGTAGTTAATAACGGGCCAGAATAGGCAGGAAACAGAACTGTACTAATAAAACACTGTGGTGGCAATAAAGCAGAACCACGAACCAGCCTGGTTTGTAGATAGGCAGAGAGAATGAGTGATGAGTAGAAGATTGGGGAGCACTGGGGTCAATTAATTGTAAAGTGGTGGCAAGGAACATGGTGGGCAGAGGGTCCAGGTGACAGGAAGGACAGGCCTAGCGGGAGCCAAGATTTGGGTGGGAAGGCTTGCTTCCATGATCATACTCTCTGTCCATCTGCTCATGCTGCCCAGCTCAGCCTACCATTGTGGCCTACCAGTGGGGTCATGAGTGCTGGGACCAGGATGGTAGCTTAGGGAAGCACAGGATGAAGTGCTCTAGCTTCAGACAGTCCTGAGTTCACATTCCTACATTACTTCCCCTGTGATTCCCACTCTGCAGGGGTTAAATGAGATTATGAATATAATGTGCTTTACATAGTCCCGGTAGACCagaagtgcttttaaaaaatgtgtgtttccTCCTCCATCACTTACctacccttttttctttctttcccagcaTACATCTTCTAACCTTCTACTTCTGCGTTTGTGTGTAGTGTGGAACAGTACTGAATACTGACCAGGGTGGCCATGTCTTGGCTTGCGCAGACAGTGCTGGCGTGTGCTATTGACTCAGACTTTTGAATAGTCTTCCCTTTCACTCACAAAATGACCTGGTTTGAGAATAAATGATCCTAGTATGACCTTTGGCTCTCTGCCCTCTAGTCTAGCGTTCTAGCCATGATCCCAGGCTGCCTTTTCTGAGGAGGAAATCACCAGGGAGCTTTGGGCTGGGGTATATCCCTCCAGAGTGGCTGTGGAGTTGACAAGcatctccccccagcccccagaaaACCCCCTAATTTGTATCTTTGTCACTGTCTGGGGGACCCCAGCACGAACTGGCTGGCTCTATGCTTTCCACTACATATTCCTTCCCCTGGGGTTTCTCTCCTTGTGGAGCTTTTGCTGAAACAAGACACGGACCCCACAGagtttctccccttcccttttctaTTTGCTTCCTGCCAACAGTTTTTCTGATATGtttggaagaagaaagaaggaggacCAAAATAATGTACAAGAGGAAATCACAGCCCTACTCAGACCAGGTCCTCACCTTCATAGGACACATTCCCATGAGAAATCCTGGTCTAACCAGAATGAAACTTCAGAAAATGATACAAGAAGTGTAAACACTTATTTAAAGCTATGTGCCACGTCCTTTACAAGTATTATCTCACAGcaaccatgggaagttggctacGAGACACAATCACCATACTCTTTCCCACACTTGTTAATGAGGCAACAAAGGCTTAGAAaggttaagaaacttgtccaATTACTCCAATAATTCCGCTATTTTGACTGAAAAGCTGAGGCAAGTTGGGGATCAAACTGGGGCAGCCAGTCTCCCGAACTCTTGCTCATAACCATTTTACTAGTGTCCTCAGAATGCAGGAAGCAGAGACCCCACCCCAGAGGTGTAGCCAGGATGGAACCTGGAGAATGCTTGCCTGGGATGGGGCTGAATTTGCGGTGGGGTGCATCCATGCTTCTGAGAAAAGTCATTACACTTTTGCCATTTCTACTTGTCTCTCCATGGTTTTGCCTTTGCCTTGCTTCCTCTGATTGTTTTTCATTTGAGTCTTAAGGTCACATCCTCACTACAGCTTTCAAAGCTGTTTAAAATGCACCATTCTGGTGACTTCAGAAGGGccaccccccctctcccctcccccctcctgttgGCACTGATTTTTCACTGTTGTGTATTCAGGGCTTATCATGATAGAGAAAGAATAGCATCTCCAAAGGCACTCTGATGTTGGGTGAACATGGGGATGGTGGACGAGGCTGCTGCTCTGGGGTGGGCCCAGGGAAGGAATTTTCTAGGTACTGAATTGCACAGTTTTGCTCATTTTGGACCAGTTCTTCCTGTGAGGTCAGCCAAAGGGGGAAATGCTTTTGAATGCTCTTCACCTTTGGCTTCCCAGTGTTAAGATCTCTATTGTCTGATTGTATCAtgtgtggttttgtgtgttttttttttcactgatgcAACTAACTTTCCCTGATTAAGATTGGGACTTTTTCTCTAAGGTCATTTTAGACCCTTTTGGTGGAGTTTTCATATCTTGTCTTTCCCTCTGATGTTTTCTTTACTTAAGCTTCATTTCAGGTTTCACTTAGTaatccccctgccccagctccacccTAATTTTTAGATGTAGATAACAGAGAGTACCCACCACAAGCCATCAGGTTCGCATTCTGCTCTGTAGTCTTAGTGAGAAATAAAACTAAGACCAAGGCTGAAGGCCATTTGGAAGGACAAGATATACCTCCAAGATGGGTCCTTTTAGTTGGAGTAAATCCAGGATGATAATACTACATATTCCTAGCTTTGGAAGTGACCGATTATATCATTAGCTAACATTTACTACCCATTTATTATATGTTAGGTCATGCTCATGGCCTATCTTGTCTCTCCTGACATACAAACTCTGAGCAgagaaattttcattttcaagagGAGAAAAGTTAGGGCTTAGAGAAATTAAATGCCTTGCCAAAAGGTTGTACAACTAGTAAGTGGGGGTCCTGGGATTCAAATTCAGCAGCCTTAACCTTTCCACAGCTGTGTAAAGAGAAATATCACCAAGAGTGAGTGAGCAAATGGACCTTGGTCAAATtacataacctctctgtgctttagtttccttatctgtaaaatggggaaaaggaaATGACTCTTGGAGTCATTTTAAGCACCTCTGTGGTGCTTAAATAATGAGCTGTTTAAAACAGAGCTCTTGATTTGCAAACTGCCTCCCCCCATGGGCTCTTCCTCAGCCTTCCTCTTAACTTAGTTGATGGCACCACTGCACAGTTATTCAGCCAGATAATCCTGAAGTCATCTTTGATTCCCTGATTTCCATCAGTTACCATATGTAATCCAGTAAGTCTCATTGCTCTATCTGCAAAGCACACTCCAAAGCTGACCATTTGTTATCTTCTTTATTGGTACAACTCTAATAGTCCAGGAATTTCCCATTTTGCCTGGATTCCTGTATCTAACTGCTTGTATAAATTGTTAGCATGAATCAagcaaacaaatcaacaaatcaacaaaattttatcccttttatttttctaagcagTAAGGAAAAGACCTTGTAGCAATGGAATCCCACATATAATGCATTATGAAGGAGCTTTACTATAAGGTAAAAGTTAGAGTTGGGGGTAAGTAGGAAACAGCTAATGTGGTTTTCTTTGTATGTTAGAGGAATTCTGTCTCTCATAGAATTCTGCCCTTCTATCCCTGGGTTAGTAATTAGAGGGCGTAAAACAAGGGGGCTCTACATATAAGGAGTCTTAGAATTCTTTCATTGGTGGGCACTGAGTGGGCCCTTCCCTTGCCATCTGGAGACTGTGATGAAGTGGGTAGGGACCCTCGAGGTAGAGGCATTGGGTTCTCGAGTGCTGTGAGTAGATGTTTCTAGTAGCTGTAAAGGGGACCTAATCCACAGAAAACAGGAACAGGGAGATAGAGAGGTCCGTCTGGGATGTCAAGGTGATAAGACTATGCAAGGGGCCAGAAGACTCAGGAAGAATAATGGTTCCAAGGGAGAACTGCTGGCAAAAGTGACAAACATCAACCAGGACTGATGTGTGGAGCAGCTGAGCTCTCCCTAGGATGCTCAGAAATATATGGACCATACTGTGAGGTGTGATTGGGTAATGCTACCCAAGTAACATAGCAGAAActagaaaggagaggctgggaagaatCCCCTAAGCCAATTTGCATAAAGCtgaagggtttttttttgggTGTATGATTTTCTGAAGAAAGGACCTACCTCACTGACTTATCAGTACAGCCTAAAGAGGTGGAAATGAGTGAAGTAACCATATACAGTGGAACTGGGGATTGGGAGATTAGGGAATTCTATCTTTAAACAGAGAGAGACTGCTGATTGGACTTGCAGAAAACTGTGGGAGGTGGCTAATTTAACATATGTCAGTGAAAGAATAAACACTGAAATGCACTTAAAGGTTTAAGAAAACACAATACAATACCATCTGGTTAAGGTCTACTCTGTCTAGATATATTGTTCTATGTGCTAtatatggcttatttcactgtAGCTCCAAAATAGGAAGTACATTCAGAAAAGAGTTCCTTAGAAGAACTTGATGATGACAGAATAAAATGTGTGGACAAACCTGAATGGAGTTCAGAAAACAATGATCTTTTGGTACAGTATTTATTATTTCCAGCTGTCTTAGTCTGctcgggctgccataacaaaacactgtagggtggcttaaacaacaaaaatttattttttcagagtttGGAGGCTGGAAGGACATGAGCAAGGAGCCAGCATGGTCAGATGCtagtgagggctctcttcctggatTGCAGGTAACTGCCTTCTTACCGTAACCTCacttgggggagagagagagagatctggtgCTTCTCTCTGGTGCTTCTTTTTATGGGCACTTATTCCATCAGACCAGGGcctcaccctcatgacctaattaccccATGAAGGCCCCATATCTAAATACCATCATAATGGGGGCTCACTacatgaattttggagggacataaacattcagttTATAACACTATCTACTGAGAGTTTGGTATAGTTAAACAGACAAACCCAGATGATCTTGGCTCAAATCCCAACACTATTGTGGTTAAGTTACTCTGAGAGTCTGGTTCCTCATGTTAAAGATGTGGTTAGTAATAACCAAGCAGAGTATGCCTGCAG from Myotis daubentonii chromosome 18, mMyoDau2.1, whole genome shotgun sequence includes:
- the LOC132220309 gene encoding LOW QUALITY PROTEIN: repressor of RNA polymerase III transcription MAF1 homolog (The sequence of the model RefSeq protein was modified relative to this genomic sequence to represent the inferred CDS: inserted 1 base in 1 codon) gives rise to the protein MKLLENSTFEAINSQLTVETGDAHIIGRIESYSCKMAGDDKHMFKQFCQEGQPHVPEALSPPQTSGLSPSRLSKSQGGEDEGPLSDTCSRKMLFYLIATLNESFXPDFDFSTARSHEFSREPSLSWVVNAVNCSLFSAVREDFKALKPQLWNAVDEDICLAECDIYSYNPDLDSDPFGEDGSLWSFNYYFYNKRLKRIVFFSCRSISGSTYTPSEAGNELDMELGEEEEEGEGGDGGNEGRSEETSPMEDRVPVICM